The window CACGAGGCCTGCCGATTGTGGGCAACCTCCCCTTCCTCGATACCGAGCTCCACCTTAGTTTCGCCAAGTTTGCTGAGACCTATGGTCCCATCATGAAACTCCGACTAGGCAGCAAGCTCTGCATTGTGGTGACGTCGCCGTCACTGGcaaaggagatcttcaaagatCACGACACCGTATTTGCCAACCACCACATGATAGCAGCTGGGGATTTTATCACTTACATGGGTATTGACATGGTCTGGTCACCATATGGTTACCATTGGCGGATGCTCCGTAAAATGTGCGTCTCGAAGATGCTAAATCACAAGAAGCTCGAAGCTCTGTATTGCTTCCGGCGGAGAGAGGTCCGCCACATGGTGAGCCAACTCTATTCCAAGGCCGGCTCTCCGGTGGACGTTAGGGAGGAAATGTTCCTCACAGCATTCAACATCATAACCAACATGTTATGGGGTGATACACTAGAAAAGGAGGAGGAGTGGCGCACCACCGTCGAGGTTCGGCGAGTAATGGATAGAGTTTTAATGCTTTTTGGAAAGCCCAATATTTCGGATTTATTTCCGGCGCTAGCGTGGCTTGATATCCAAGGTATTGGGCGGCggatgaagaaggagatttcGTGGTTGGATCGGATGTTGGATTCCGTCATTGAAGAACGACTAAAAagagatcgagaaagagaaagagggagccTGCGACGAGAAGGGAATGTGGATGACAAACAAGCCAAGGATCTCCTGCAGGTCTTACTAAAGCAgctcaatctcaatctcaagACAAAGGAAGGAGTCCCTAACAATACGACACCTATCCTTACCATCTCCCACATCAAGGCCTTGTTCTTGGTAATGTTactggtttttgtttttttttgagctTTCCGTGCTCCTTTgcaatttttatcctctcaagtgtggtgtcTTTAAAGTACCCTCTATTGTCCGCTGCCCATCCTACTGCTGTGCTTCCTCATCGAGGCAGGCGTGCAATGACTGTCATATCCCACTTGGGCAGAGTGCTCTTGCAatgggtaggatggtcattacACGCTGCCTGTGTGAGGAAGCACGATCCTGCAGCCTGCAATACAAGATCCAAATTGGCACCTTTAAACTGCATCAAATTTTTGTCTTTAAAAGTGTATAGAACAGTGCACTatacttgagaggatgaaaatccgtAACAAGTTGTGATTGACTTACTGACTGGCCGGCCTGGGTGGGCTAGACTTATGTAAATGACTGTATTTAAATGGCCCAGGTTACAATAGTTTTAAGATAAACTGCCAGAAATATTCAAGGTAATACTAATTAGGTGTTGGCACCAATTACTTGTAAATAATTCATATTCTACGCCCCCTCTCGAAGAGAACACCAATAGCTTGTTTTTGAATTCTGATGGTTTTGCCTAGATCCTGCATATGGCTTGGACTGAGCTTTTCAGCCCGCAAGGTGAGATTGGGTTGGAATTTTAAGTTCGACGTCTGATCGAGTCAGAGGTGGGTTGCCTTTCTCGTACGTTCACGTACGAGAATATGAACCCAACTCGCCAATCAAGTTGGGCTTGAGCTAAAGCTATAGGTGAACCAGATCCAGTTCAGTTCGATCTGATTTTATATAACAACACGTTAAGGGGAAATGGTTTTTGTAGGAAGCGTGGCCCCAACGCCCAAACACAGAGGAGGCGAAATGAGTGCCCCGCCCCATGAAAAACAGAAATGCCCACCTTATTGATATTTCCTTGCgcattctccccccccccccaaatgcacaTGGGCCATGTTCTCTCACAAAAAACCTCTTATATTAATTATTTCACATTACCATTACAGCTTTATGCTTTCAGAATTATTTTTAAGAATGATTGATGTTTGATgaagtatatttttttttaagttcataaaaaattaaaaatgaaaaaaaaaaaaaaaaaaaagaagaccaGCTAGGGTCAATCAGCCCAGCTCAACCATTACAAAAATTAAGGTCAACCTGACTCGGCCCAGCCTGAACAGGGTCAATCAGGCAGAACTGGATTGAGAAATCTCAGCCCAACTTCAGGGCCAAGTTGAGCTTGGGCTGAGCTAAGGAGACTCAAGGTTGAGCtgagtttttaaaaaacatAGCCCTATTTCACCCCTAATTTCACTAATAGATTACTtaagttgtgtgtgtgtgtgtgtgtgatatcTAATGCTGTTCTCACTACAAATACATCAATGGTGACTGGTGAGTGATGAAATGGGCACTTGCCCGATTCActaaattttatatatttataggaCATGATGATGGCTGGGACTGAAACAACATCGAGCACAGTGGAGTGGGCAATGGCTGAGCTATTGAAACAACCACATATAATGAAGAAAGCTCAAGAAGAGCTAGAAGAGGTAGTGGGGTTGAACAATATGGTGGAAGAGTCTCATTTGCCTAAGTTGCATTACTTGCATGGAGTGGTGAAGGAAGTCCTACGTCTGCACCCACCTGGTCCTTTCTTGATTCCTCGATGCCCAAGTGAATCCTGCACCATTGGTGGCTTTATGATTCCAAAGGGTTCCAAAGTTATAGTGAATGCATGGGCTATACAGAGGGATCCTATGTCTTGGGACAACCCCTTGGAGTTCCAGCCGGAGAGGTTCTTGAGATCAGGTGGTGATGAATTTGATTTTAGTGGCAATGATTTTCGATACATTCCATTTGGATCAGGAAGAAGGGTTTGTGTAGGAATCCCTATGGCAGAAAGAATGGTACCATTCCTATTGGCATCAGTTTTGCAGTCATTCCAGTGGAAATTGCCAAATGGTGTGGAACTTGATATGTCAGATAAGTTTGGTTTCGAATTAAAGAAGGCAACACCCCTTTTCGTGATCCCATCACCTAGGTTATCTGACCTCACACTCTACAATTGAAATCCTAATTGTGTAATCTATGAATGCATCTTGGTCTCTTTAAGGTAGAACTTTTCAATGTTGTAAGGTTGAGATAATTGATGCAACAACAATAATTCTTAAAGCCTGCAGCTATATTGTTAGAATGGGTGTGGGAGTTTATTAAATTTCTATTGATCATCGTTTAATTTTGTGCACATTTCTGTCCTTGTTGATGCTCTCTTTggcatagtttatatttatatgtatgacctatttatgaataattaattatgataaTGGCTTATGGGATATAAACAATCGTTGTTTGGTTACTAAGAGACTTAATtgattatataataaaaaatatgtttggTATGCGGGCAAGAGATCACTACCTGGGCCTCTAGAACTTGCGCATGCACactggccaatgggagcataaCATGCAAGCATTGCCTTGGGAGGGATCTGGGGTAGCGCATGCGTTATTTTCACGTGCTTCTAGTTGTAGGTATAGGAGCCATGTGGATCACACAACCAAGTAGCGCTTTTTTCTCCATATTACACATCACAAAACTTTCCTTTtagattatataatatatatagtagtATATACATATGTTaagatattatattatatagtacatattatataatataatattatatcaTATAAGTGTTGATGTTCACTATGGGGAGCGTAGGCATGGGGTCCTATAAcataatattatataatataaatgtTGATGTTCACCATGGGGGAGCACAGCCCTTATGTgtgcatgggggccaatgataGCATGcgcattggcatcatgggggtggCATTTCCATTTTTCATGGGAACAGGGCTGTCATTTTGCCCCCCTTTGTGTCTGGGTATGGGCGATACACTCCCCAATGAACTTTTCTCCGTTGTATAATGTGATATCTAttaagagagacagagagagagtgggggggtgggagggagagagagagaggacaaaagagaggttttgttcaaaatttaatgtattttactattttaccccccATTTAAGTAGCAATTCTGCACATGTTCGTTAATGGTACCCgcataaataaatattaagagTTTATGGTGATAAATCATAAAACAAATCTTGAGATGTTTATGAAGTTatgcttatattgatttatttttaatgataaataaaGGTTATAAATAATACCAAACACATCTGTTTATGTGTCATGTGTCAGATAAgcataaatttaaactataccaaaaTAGCCTTAAATTTAAAACTAACATTCAAGAAAGCTGACATTACTAgagcttcttctttgtttctttctcaaACAAGATTGCAATATTGTTTCAAGGGTCCTCCTACATGTCACTATGGAAAGTGAAGGAGATCACCTCACTATATTTTTATGTACCCTCATGAATCATTTTGGTGAGTGGAGATAAAAGGTTATATTTGTAAATTGACCCCTAATAGAATCTTATAGGGAGAGAATTCTACGGTTCTCTCTCATGTACTTTCTCCCCGTAGCTACAGATCCGGTTCCTGTACTGCAGTGGctggagctggagcgtccagcccagcaaaaccacctaaaaacaaggggtggcgtggtcatttcacatgtggggcccaagtgtgacccacctgtgaaatgaccaccccacccctggtTTTGGTGTCGTTTAGCTGGGCTGGACGTtccagctcccaccactgcaagACAGGAGCCAAATTTCGTAGCCACACCCTTTCCCTTTGTCCCTCCACCCTCCGCATCTCACTCCCCTCCCCGTATATCTTCTtatccagatcgtctacggcctgcctgCCAGTAGCGGCCAAAGCGGCACACTGATGAGGCATGGCACAataaccgccttacccctgcccgagcgtcTTGCTCGAacggggtaaggcggtcattacgcCTCGCCTCATTAGTGTGCTGCTatggccgctacgggcagcaggccgtagacgatcacGATCCTATATCTTCTCCCCCCTGCAACTCCGCCTCGACCCCTCTATAACTCCCCCTTACAAGCTGAATCTTCATTCCAACCCTCTCTACTCCAAAAATCTGGCTAAGTACGAGTTGGACAGTGGAGGCGAGTTCCAGATATCAGGCAATACACATCTGGTTTGCATACTGAGACAACCATCTTGCCACTACCACCAGAGAGGGGCATGCCTTCTTTGATTTGAATGGGAATCAAGGCAGTCAAACAGTTTAAATAGAATATATATCATG is drawn from Telopea speciosissima isolate NSW1024214 ecotype Mountain lineage chromosome 1, Tspe_v1, whole genome shotgun sequence and contains these coding sequences:
- the LOC122654263 gene encoding geraniol 8-hydroxylase-like codes for the protein MSLISKASDYFLNAVWPTRMLSIFLVLATAITIRRWWRWSRRERPPLPPGPRGLPIVGNLPFLDTELHLSFAKFAETYGPIMKLRLGSKLCIVVTSPSLAKEIFKDHDTVFANHHMIAAGDFITYMGIDMVWSPYGYHWRMLRKMCVSKMLNHKKLEALYCFRRREVRHMVSQLYSKAGSPVDVREEMFLTAFNIITNMLWGDTLEKEEEWRTTVEVRRVMDRVLMLFGKPNISDLFPALAWLDIQGIGRRMKKEISWLDRMLDSVIEERLKRDRERERGSLRREGNVDDKQAKDLLQVLLKQLNLNLKTKEGVPNNTTPILTISHIKALFLDMMMAGTETTSSTVEWAMAELLKQPHIMKKAQEELEEVVGLNNMVEESHLPKLHYLHGVVKEVLRLHPPGPFLIPRCPSESCTIGGFMIPKGSKVIVNAWAIQRDPMSWDNPLEFQPERFLRSGGDEFDFSGNDFRYIPFGSGRRVCVGIPMAERMVPFLLASVLQSFQWKLPNGVELDMSDKFGFELKKATPLFVIPSPRLSDLTLYN